A region from the Paludicola sp. MB14-C6 genome encodes:
- the rsxE gene encoding electron transport complex subunit RsxE translates to MSNWKVFANGIIKENPVLVMLLGTCPTLAVTTLAQNSIGMGLAATFVLICSNVVISMVKNVVPKQVRLPSYIIIIAGFVTFVSFILQKFVPNLYDALGIYLPLITVNCIILGRAEMFASKNKVFASFLDGLGMGIGFTLALFIIGSIRELLGSGTYFGNSIGEWYQPIKFFTSSAGGFFVFGVVIAVVNILTHYKISSKKIGCGNCPNSVACAGVEKGACK, encoded by the coding sequence ATGAGCAATTGGAAAGTGTTTGCAAACGGTATTATTAAAGAAAACCCTGTACTTGTTATGTTGCTTGGTACATGTCCTACATTAGCTGTTACCACTTTAGCACAAAACAGCATAGGCATGGGACTAGCTGCTACTTTTGTGTTAATTTGTTCAAACGTTGTCATTTCTATGGTTAAGAATGTCGTTCCAAAACAAGTTCGATTACCAAGCTATATTATCATTATTGCAGGTTTTGTTACTTTTGTTTCTTTTATCTTGCAAAAGTTTGTTCCAAATCTATATGATGCATTAGGAATCTACTTACCATTAATCACAGTAAACTGTATCATTCTTGGTAGAGCAGAGATGTTTGCAAGCAAAAATAAAGTTTTCGCATCATTTTTAGATGGACTAGGAATGGGAATTGGGTTTACATTAGCTCTATTTATTATCGGCTCTATCCGTGAGCTATTAGGAAGCGGAACTTATTTTGGCAACTCTATTGGCGAATGGTATCAACCAATTAAATTCTTTACGTCTTCAGCTGGTGGATTCTTTGTGTTTGGTGTAGTAATAGCCGTGGTCAATATACTAACTCATTATAAAATATCTTCTAAAAAAATCGGCTGTGGCAATTGCCCAAATTCAGTGGCTTGTGCAGGTGTTGAGAAAGGAGCGTGCAAATAA
- a CDS encoding electron transport complex protein RnfA, with product MKDMFIILLSAILVENFVLAKFMGICPFIGVSKKMSSAVGMSAAVTFVMVMATALTFPVYKYLLERYDLQYLKTIAFILIIALFVQLVEIILKKYAKSLYNALGVYLPLITTNCAVLGVTILNIDKELTFGQSIVNALGGGLGFALALVIFAGVRERIEASDLPKAFKGIPATLIAASIVSVSFSGFGGIVENMANAIFK from the coding sequence ATGAAAGATATGTTTATCATTTTATTGAGTGCGATTCTTGTTGAAAACTTTGTGCTTGCTAAATTTATGGGTATTTGTCCATTTATTGGCGTTTCCAAAAAAATGAGTTCTGCAGTCGGCATGAGCGCTGCGGTAACTTTTGTAATGGTTATGGCAACGGCTTTAACATTCCCAGTTTACAAATATTTGCTTGAACGATATGATTTACAATATTTAAAAACAATTGCATTTATATTAATTATCGCGCTATTTGTTCAGCTAGTTGAAATTATTCTTAAGAAATATGCGAAATCTTTATATAATGCATTGGGTGTATACTTGCCTTTAATTACAACCAACTGTGCTGTATTAGGTGTAACAATATTAAATATCGATAAAGAGCTTACCTTTGGTCAATCAATAGTGAATGCGCTTGGTGGTGGTCTTGGCTTCGCATTAGCACTTGTTATTTTTGCAGGTGTAAGAGAACGTATTGAAGCTTCTGATTTACCGAAAGCATTCAAGGGAATTCCTGCTACATTAATAGCAGCTTCAATTGTATCGGTTTCTTTTAGCGGATTTGGCGGAATTGTTGAAAACATGGCAAATGCAATATTCAAATAA
- a CDS encoding RnfABCDGE type electron transport complex subunit B — protein sequence MLYNILIPVAIFIGLGLVAGIALSIFSKIFAVETDERTEKILEALPGLNCGVCGFSGCENYANNLVNNDAPTNRCVPGGDKASKKISAILGKDYVDVIEMEATVRCGGQVPDATEDNFIYDGEKTCVACNMFYQGKGKCDYGCIGFGDCVKKCPEGAISIVDEIAVVNTDLCVGCTLCVATCPKHLIQMKRHDKKVFVRCSSCNNGKATINNCAHGCIGCKKCEKTCPSGAITVTNNLASIDYEKCTNCMECVNVCPMKCINVISQ from the coding sequence ATGCTTTATAATATACTAATTCCAGTAGCAATCTTTATTGGATTAGGCTTAGTAGCAGGTATCGCTTTATCTATCTTTTCAAAGATTTTCGCTGTAGAAACAGATGAAAGAACCGAGAAGATTCTTGAAGCATTACCAGGCTTGAATTGTGGCGTTTGCGGTTTTTCCGGATGTGAAAACTATGCAAATAATTTAGTAAACAATGATGCTCCAACAAACAGATGTGTTCCTGGCGGAGATAAAGCTTCAAAAAAGATTAGCGCTATTTTAGGTAAAGATTATGTGGATGTTATTGAAATGGAAGCAACTGTTCGTTGTGGTGGACAAGTTCCTGATGCAACAGAAGATAACTTTATTTATGATGGCGAAAAAACTTGCGTTGCTTGTAATATGTTTTATCAAGGAAAAGGCAAATGCGATTATGGTTGTATCGGATTTGGAGATTGTGTAAAGAAATGTCCTGAAGGTGCAATCAGCATTGTAGATGAAATCGCTGTAGTAAATACCGATTTATGTGTAGGATGTACGCTATGTGTCGCTACTTGTCCTAAACATTTAATTCAAATGAAACGACATGATAAAAAGGTCTTTGTTCGTTGCTCTAGCTGTAATAATGGTAAAGCGACTATCAATAATTGCGCACACGGTTGTATAGGTTGTAAAAAATGTGAAAAAACCTGTCCTTCCGGAGCAATTACAGTGACGAATAATCTTGCAAGTATTGATTATGAAAAATGTACAAATTGCATGGAATGCGTAAATGTTTGTCCAATGAAATGTATTAACGTCATATCTCAATAA
- a CDS encoding heavy-metal-associated domain-containing protein, whose protein sequence is MSKESAYFTLKSIDGKRDLKELKKELNKYPGVISVSVNPVKNTLAVDYDTTGVYQPQIQERIEKLGYEICSSSTETHIM, encoded by the coding sequence ATGTCAAAAGAAAGTGCTTATTTTACATTAAAGAGTATTGATGGAAAAAGAGATTTAAAGGAGCTAAAAAAAGAATTGAATAAATATCCTGGCGTAATTTCAGTAAGTGTTAATCCTGTTAAAAATACCTTAGCAGTGGATTATGACACTACAGGCGTTTATCAACCGCAAATTCAAGAGAGAATCGAAAAATTAGGATATGAAATCTGTTCATCATCAACTGAAACACATATTATGTAA
- a CDS encoding nuclear transport factor 2 family protein has translation MSYKNRVKDLWNNISIQNWNVIKDYFDDNAVIYWHNTNEKFTINNFITANSVYPGNWEIEVQRLEEIGDLVISVVLVTSKEDGTSFYATSFFQFKDDSIIEISEYWSDNGEPPQWRKNLNIAKPIIE, from the coding sequence ATGAGTTATAAAAATAGAGTAAAAGATTTATGGAATAACATATCAATTCAAAACTGGAATGTAATAAAAGACTATTTTGATGATAATGCAGTCATCTATTGGCATAACACAAATGAAAAATTTACGATAAACAATTTTATTACGGCTAATAGCGTTTATCCTGGAAATTGGGAAATAGAAGTTCAACGATTAGAAGAAATAGGCGATTTGGTAATTAGCGTTGTATTAGTTACATCAAAAGAAGATGGGACTTCTTTTTACGCAACATCATTTTTTCAATTTAAAGACGATTCTATTATAGAAATAAGTGAATATTGGAGTGATAATGGTGAACCTCCACAATGGAGAAAAAATTTAAATATAGCTAAACCAATTATAGAATAG
- a CDS encoding DNA-deoxyinosine glycosylase, whose product MNELVTHTLEPIYTSQSKVLILGTMPSPKSREIGFYYSHPQNRFWRVLSTILNEPIPNTTEQKIEMLNNNHIALWDVLQSCEITGADDNSIRNPAANDINQIRKEAKIKAIFTTGKKATQLYQKLCLHDTNMPSVYLPSTSPANCKNCTIETLTEAYGVILNYLI is encoded by the coding sequence ATGAATGAACTTGTAACACATACGTTGGAACCTATCTATACATCTCAATCTAAAGTGTTGATACTAGGAACAATGCCGTCTCCTAAATCAAGAGAAATTGGTTTTTATTACTCTCATCCGCAAAATCGCTTTTGGAGAGTTCTTTCCACTATATTGAATGAACCGATACCAAATACGACTGAGCAAAAGATAGAAATGCTAAATAACAATCATATTGCTTTATGGGATGTATTACAATCGTGTGAAATTACCGGCGCTGATGATAATAGTATTCGCAATCCTGCCGCAAATGATATCAATCAAATCAGAAAAGAAGCAAAAATAAAAGCAATCTTTACAACTGGGAAAAAGGCAACGCAATTATATCAAAAACTGTGTTTACATGATACTAATATGCCATCTGTTTATCTTCCATCAACAAGCCCTGCAAATTGTAAAAACTGTACGATTGAAACATTAACTGAAGCATATGGTGTTATTTTAAACTATTTAATATAA
- the mutY gene encoding A/G-specific adenine glycosylase, whose product MNTNTLKQISNPLLKWYYQNARILPWRDNPMPYYVWISEIMLQQTRVEAVKPYFIRFIESLSDVKSLACVDDEKLMKLWEGLGYYNRARNLKKAAQIIVEQYNGELPAQYDKLCELPGIGPYTAGAIASIAFHLPVPAVDGNVLRVISRVLGSKKNISELKVKQEMQQKIQEMLPEDVSGFNQALMELGAIICIPNGAPKCDICPLNEICNANQRGIQLKIPIKSKKNARKVENLTVLIIQYHDKIGIRKRIQKGVLFDLWELPNVNKKLTMQQIETQLKEWGITPLSIRSQSNAKHIFTHIEWHMNAYYIETYDVENINLFEWVTIQQLSQDYALPTAFKKLLK is encoded by the coding sequence ATGAATACAAATACGTTAAAGCAAATATCAAATCCATTGTTAAAATGGTATTATCAAAATGCAAGAATACTGCCTTGGCGTGATAATCCAATGCCATATTACGTTTGGATCTCAGAAATTATGTTGCAGCAAACAAGAGTAGAAGCAGTGAAACCATATTTTATACGTTTCATTGAGTCATTATCCGATGTGAAATCTCTTGCTTGCGTTGACGATGAAAAACTGATGAAATTATGGGAAGGCTTAGGATACTATAATCGTGCACGCAATTTAAAAAAGGCTGCCCAAATTATAGTTGAGCAATATAATGGAGAATTACCTGCTCAATATGATAAGCTTTGTGAATTACCCGGAATTGGGCCATATACAGCTGGGGCAATAGCGTCCATTGCATTTCATTTACCCGTTCCAGCAGTAGATGGCAATGTATTGCGTGTAATTTCACGAGTGTTAGGCAGTAAGAAAAATATTAGTGAATTAAAAGTAAAACAGGAAATGCAACAAAAAATACAGGAGATGCTGCCTGAAGATGTAAGTGGGTTTAATCAAGCTTTAATGGAATTAGGTGCAATAATATGTATTCCTAATGGTGCACCTAAGTGTGATATTTGCCCACTCAATGAGATTTGTAATGCAAATCAAAGGGGTATACAACTAAAAATACCAATTAAGAGTAAGAAAAATGCCCGTAAAGTAGAAAACTTGACAGTGCTAATCATTCAATATCATGATAAAATTGGAATTAGAAAGAGAATACAAAAAGGAGTATTGTTTGATTTATGGGAGTTACCTAATGTTAATAAAAAGCTAACTATGCAGCAAATTGAAACGCAACTTAAGGAATGGGGGATTACACCACTTTCAATCCGTTCTCAATCGAATGCAAAGCATATTTTTACTCATATAGAATGGCATATGAATGCATACTATATTGAAACCTATGATGTTGAAAATATAAATCTATTTGAATGGGTTACTATTCAACAATTAAGTCAAGATTATGCATTGCCTACAGCATTCAAGAAGCTATTAAAATAA
- a CDS encoding NAD(P)-dependent malic enzyme — protein sequence MDYASESLKKHYEWKGKIEVICRADVNTREDLALAYTPGVAQPCLEIEKDKNLSYELTRRGNLVAVVTDGTAVLGLGDIGPEAGMPVMEGKCALFKAFADVDAIPLCIDTKDTDEIVNTIKNISKSFGGINLEDIAAPRCFEIEHKLKKVLDIPVFHDDQHGTAIVVGAAIINSLKLANKKPEEVTIVINGAGAAGIAIAKLLLALNIGNLIMCDKDGILYRGGEFLNESHKDIAEITNKHNVKGLLADALINADVFVGVSRPNLVTEQMIHSMADKPIIFAMANPTPEIMPDVAKQAGAFIVGTGRSDFPNQINNVLAFPGIFRGVLDVRASDINNDMKIAAAYAIASYIKNDDLSVENIIPSALDRNVAQVVATAIADAARKSGVARI from the coding sequence ATGGATTATGCAAGCGAATCGCTTAAAAAACACTATGAATGGAAAGGTAAAATTGAGGTTATCTGTAGAGCCGACGTTAACACAAGAGAAGATTTAGCTTTAGCCTATACCCCTGGTGTTGCACAACCTTGTTTAGAAATAGAGAAAGATAAAAATTTATCTTACGAATTAACTCGTCGTGGAAATTTAGTTGCAGTTGTCACAGACGGTACAGCTGTTTTAGGTTTAGGCGATATTGGCCCCGAAGCCGGTATGCCTGTAATGGAAGGTAAATGTGCATTATTCAAAGCATTTGCTGATGTAGATGCCATTCCACTTTGCATAGATACAAAAGATACGGATGAAATAGTAAATACCATAAAGAATATTTCTAAAAGCTTTGGTGGGATTAACTTAGAAGATATTGCAGCACCAAGGTGTTTTGAAATTGAACACAAGTTAAAAAAAGTATTAGATATTCCGGTATTTCATGATGATCAACATGGTACAGCTATTGTAGTAGGCGCTGCAATAATTAATAGTTTGAAATTGGCAAACAAAAAACCTGAAGAAGTTACCATTGTAATTAACGGTGCAGGAGCTGCAGGAATTGCAATTGCAAAATTACTACTCGCTTTGAATATCGGTAATCTAATAATGTGCGACAAAGATGGTATTCTATATCGTGGTGGTGAATTTTTAAACGAATCTCATAAAGACATTGCTGAAATAACCAATAAGCACAATGTAAAAGGCTTATTAGCAGACGCTTTAATAAATGCCGATGTTTTTGTTGGTGTATCAAGACCAAACTTGGTAACCGAACAGATGATTCATTCTATGGCAGATAAACCTATTATCTTTGCAATGGCAAACCCAACACCTGAAATAATGCCTGATGTTGCAAAACAAGCAGGTGCATTTATAGTTGGTACAGGTAGAAGTGATTTTCCAAATCAAATAAACAATGTTCTTGCATTCCCTGGAATTTTCAGAGGTGTTTTAGATGTTCGAGCAAGCGATATTAACAATGATATGAAAATAGCTGCTGCATATGCTATTGCTTCATACATAAAAAACGATGATTTATCGGTAGAAAATATCATTCCAAGTGCATTAGATCGAAACGTAGCTCAAGTAGTAGCTACTGCTATTGCAGATGCAGCTCGTAAATCTGGTGTAGCTCGCATTTAA
- a CDS encoding helix-turn-helix domain-containing protein: MKQELNEIAARIRELRDACGFTQKQLAQDLGLNLRVYQEYEENGENIPISVIYEIANKFGVDFTEIVTGTRAKLDTYHIVKRGEGRSVSRYPGYRFEDLAFRYSHKVMQPLLVTLDPSDEPAALVSHAGQEFNMVLEGQIAVEFDNKEFILSAGDSIYFNPTHLHGQRCVGTEKARFLTVIAE, translated from the coding sequence ATGAAACAAGAACTAAACGAGATTGCTGCAAGAATTAGAGAACTAAGAGATGCTTGCGGATTTACTCAGAAACAATTAGCTCAAGATTTAGGACTTAATTTACGAGTCTATCAAGAATATGAAGAAAACGGTGAAAACATCCCAATTAGCGTGATTTACGAAATCGCAAACAAGTTCGGCGTAGATTTTACAGAAATCGTAACCGGAACCAGAGCAAAACTTGATACTTACCACATAGTAAAACGTGGTGAAGGAAGGAGTGTTAGCAGATATCCTGGCTATCGCTTTGAAGATTTAGCTTTCCGCTATAGTCATAAGGTAATGCAACCCCTTTTAGTTACACTTGATCCATCTGACGAACCGGCAGCATTAGTTTCTCATGCTGGTCAAGAATTTAATATGGTTTTGGAAGGTCAAATTGCAGTTGAATTTGACAATAAAGAATTCATATTATCTGCTGGTGATTCTATTTATTTTAATCCAACTCATTTACATGGTCAAAGATGCGTTGGAACTGAAAAAGCTCGTTTTCTAACTGTTATTGCCGAATAA
- a CDS encoding AMP-binding protein, translating to MLLNRFLPRIDFDSYEDFKQNYAVNVPENFNFGFDIVDAWADQDKNKKALVWCDDHDHEKIFTFYDIKLLSNKAANYFKSIGIKKGSVVMLILRRRWEYWICATALHKIGATLIPGSLQLTKKDIAYRANAAGICTVICVNDDFVISQVEEALPECTTLKNKIMVDDHRDGWMNFDDEIQNFSDIFNRPTGEDATKWDDIMLVYFTSGTTGMPKMVRHNFSYPLGHIVTAKYWQQVQENKLHMSVSDSGWAKFGWGKIYGQWICGAVIFAYDMDKFVPLHLLQKITKYQVTTFCAPPTMFRFMLQEDVTQFDLSCIKHCCIAGEPLNPEVFKKWYDLTGLKLCEGFGQSESSVMLANFQWFDPIPGSTGKPSPLYNIQLIDSEGNLCEDGDEGTIVVMDIDKKMPTGLFTGYFHDEEMTKKNLGGKYYDTGDVAWRDSNGYYWFVGRNDDVIKCSGYRIGPFEVESALLEHKSVVECAITAAPDPVRGQVVKATIVLAKGYIGNDALKKELQDHVKHVTAPYKYPRIIDFVDELPKTLGGKIKRAEIRNKDHQ from the coding sequence ATGTTATTAAATAGATTTCTACCTCGTATTGATTTTGATTCTTACGAGGATTTTAAGCAAAACTATGCTGTTAATGTACCCGAAAACTTTAATTTTGGTTTTGATATAGTTGATGCTTGGGCAGACCAAGACAAGAACAAAAAAGCACTTGTTTGGTGTGATGATCATGATCATGAGAAAATTTTTACATTTTATGATATTAAATTACTTTCAAATAAAGCTGCAAATTATTTTAAAAGTATTGGAATTAAAAAAGGTTCCGTTGTTATGCTGATTTTGCGTAGACGTTGGGAATATTGGATTTGTGCTACCGCACTACATAAAATTGGTGCAACATTAATTCCTGGTTCTTTACAATTAACGAAGAAAGATATTGCCTATCGAGCAAATGCAGCTGGCATTTGCACCGTAATTTGTGTAAACGACGATTTTGTTATTTCTCAAGTAGAAGAAGCTTTACCTGAATGTACCACACTTAAAAATAAGATTATGGTTGATGACCATCGTGATGGATGGATGAACTTTGATGATGAAATACAAAATTTTTCAGATATTTTTAATCGACCAACGGGCGAAGATGCCACAAAATGGGACGATATTATGCTTGTGTATTTTACTTCAGGAACTACAGGTATGCCTAAGATGGTTCGCCATAATTTTTCATATCCATTAGGACATATCGTTACAGCGAAATATTGGCAGCAAGTACAAGAAAATAAGTTGCATATGAGTGTATCTGATTCCGGATGGGCAAAATTCGGTTGGGGCAAAATTTATGGACAATGGATTTGTGGCGCTGTTATTTTTGCTTATGATATGGATAAATTTGTACCACTTCATTTACTGCAAAAAATTACAAAATATCAAGTTACCACTTTTTGCGCTCCGCCAACAATGTTTCGCTTTATGTTGCAAGAGGATGTAACTCAATTTGATTTAAGCTGCATCAAGCATTGCTGTATTGCGGGTGAACCGTTAAATCCCGAGGTTTTTAAAAAGTGGTACGACTTAACCGGTCTAAAACTTTGTGAGGGATTTGGACAAAGTGAATCTTCAGTTATGCTGGCAAATTTCCAATGGTTTGATCCAATTCCGGGATCAACAGGTAAGCCTTCACCATTATATAATATTCAGCTGATAGATTCAGAAGGAAATCTTTGTGAAGATGGTGATGAGGGTACTATCGTTGTTATGGATATTGATAAAAAAATGCCTACAGGTCTTTTTACTGGATATTTTCATGATGAGGAAATGACAAAGAAAAATCTTGGCGGTAAATACTACGATACCGGAGATGTAGCGTGGCGTGACAGTAACGGTTACTATTGGTTTGTTGGACGCAATGATGATGTAATTAAGTGTTCCGGATATCGCATTGGACCTTTTGAGGTTGAAAGTGCATTGCTTGAACATAAATCTGTAGTAGAATGTGCAATTACTGCGGCACCAGATCCTGTAAGAGGTCAAGTAGTAAAAGCAACTATTGTATTGGCTAAGGGTTATATAGGTAATGATGCATTAAAAAAAGAACTACAAGATCACGTTAAGCACGTAACGGCTCCTTATAAATATCCTAGAATTATTGATTTTGTAGACGAGTTGCCTAAAACATTAGGTGGAAAAATTAAACGAGCTGAAATTCGTAATAAAGATCATCAATAA
- the tnpA gene encoding IS200/IS605 family transposase: protein MKNEVKQTAHSSYRCEYHIVFAPKYRRKIIYKDLRRDVGEIFRKLCTEMKVEIIEAEACVDHIHMLVSIPPYMSISQFVGTLKSKSALMIFDRHANLKYKYGSRNFWCRGYFVDTVGKNEKKIAEYIRNQLEEDYAKDQISFKEYTDPFTGNQVK from the coding sequence ATGAAAAATGAAGTAAAACAGACAGCACATTCAAGTTATAGGTGCGAATACCATATAGTGTTTGCACCAAAATATAGAAGAAAAATAATTTATAAAGATTTGCGAAGAGATGTAGGTGAAATATTTCGAAAATTATGCACAGAAATGAAAGTGGAAATAATAGAAGCGGAGGCATGTGTAGATCACATACACATGTTAGTAAGTATTCCACCGTATATGAGTATATCACAGTTTGTAGGAACACTCAAGAGTAAGAGTGCACTGATGATATTCGATAGGCATGCAAATTTAAAATATAAATATGGATCACGAAATTTTTGGTGTAGAGGTTATTTTGTAGATACAGTAGGAAAAAATGAAAAGAAAATAGCAGAGTACATTCGAAACCAATTAGAAGAAGATTATGCAAAAGACCAAATTTCATTTAAAGAATATACGGACCCGTTTACGGGTAATCAAGTGAAATAG
- a CDS encoding GNAT family N-acetyltransferase yields the protein MKVLETKRLILRNFYEKDVYDFYQFAKNHNVTNSAGWKPHNSIEESERLINRFIEDDNVWAIVWKENNKVIGCITFKDDIKRLVNDAKMIGYSLCEEYWGKGIMTEAVNQVLEYAFQEMCVVSVAAYHFYFNQRSKRVLDKCGFVFESKLRCSYEMYNGEILDEYCYSILREEYLLKHLLK from the coding sequence ATGAAAGTATTAGAAACAAAGCGACTAATTCTTCGAAATTTTTATGAAAAAGATGTGTATGATTTCTATCAATTTGCAAAAAATCATAATGTAACAAATAGTGCAGGGTGGAAACCACATAACTCAATAGAGGAGTCTGAGCGGTTAATCAATCGTTTTATTGAGGATGACAACGTTTGGGCTATTGTATGGAAAGAAAATAATAAAGTTATCGGCTGCATTACTTTCAAAGATGATATAAAACGCTTGGTAAATGATGCAAAAATGATAGGATACAGCCTTTGTGAAGAATATTGGGGAAAAGGGATAATGACTGAAGCGGTTAATCAAGTTTTAGAGTATGCTTTTCAAGAAATGTGCGTAGTTTCTGTGGCTGCATATCATTTTTACTTTAACCAACGTTCCAAACGAGTCCTTGATAAATGCGGGTTTGTTTTTGAAAGCAAGCTGCGCTGTTCTTATGAAATGTATAACGGCGAAATTCTTGATGAATATTGTTATTCCATATTGCGAGAGGAATACCTATTAAAACATCTCTTAAAATAA
- a CDS encoding spore coat protein — MKTKIMDYLLDDEFILQDAIMSQKYMLERYNTGVYESESPIIKEALMNLLLDEHQIESDLLSELQKRDWYQIIKSNDNQMKQIKDQYLNKN; from the coding sequence ATGAAAACAAAGATTATGGATTATTTATTAGATGATGAATTTATACTTCAAGATGCAATTATGTCTCAAAAATATATGTTAGAGCGATATAATACAGGTGTTTATGAAAGTGAGAGTCCAATTATTAAAGAAGCTCTCATGAATTTATTATTAGACGAACATCAAATTGAGTCAGACTTATTAAGTGAATTACAAAAAAGAGACTGGTATCAAATTATTAAGTCTAATGACAATCAAATGAAACAGATTAAAGATCAATATTTAAACAAAAATTAA
- a CDS encoding spore coat protein, translating to MALSNKELSIIDEQLSLELLLIKKYKMYASICNDLQLKSKYEQVAAQHLNHYNSLLNQLN from the coding sequence ATGGCTTTATCGAATAAAGAACTGAGCATTATTGATGAACAATTGTCGTTGGAACTTCTACTAATAAAAAAATATAAAATGTATGCCTCTATTTGTAATGACTTACAATTAAAATCTAAGTATGAGCAAGTCGCTGCACAACATTTAAATCATTACAATTCGTTATTAAATCAGCTTAATTAA
- a CDS encoding TIGR01212 family radical SAM protein (This family includes YhcC from E. coli K-12, an uncharacterized radical SAM protein.), which produces MFIYSDNNKRYHTLDYHLKHKFGCKVFKVSLNGGFTCPNIDGTKGFGGCTYCSSQGSGDFAGNPELPIAFQFEQVKEKMHHKWNEAKYIAYFQAHTNTYAPLSTLKKMFEEVLTYENVVGISIATRADCLSNDIVDYLAELNQRTYLIVELGLQTIHDETAKKINRCHDYNTFLEGYQKLNDRNIPICVHIINGLPGETKEMMLETVKEISKLNIHSIKLHLLHVLKETVIAQQLSNHEFKLLELTEYVNIICDQIELLPPQVVIQRITGDGDKEQLIGPLWSLKKFVVMNEIDKELKRRNSYQGIKYNNNL; this is translated from the coding sequence ATGTTTATTTATTCAGATAACAACAAAAGATACCACACTTTAGATTATCATCTTAAGCATAAATTTGGTTGTAAAGTTTTCAAGGTTTCATTAAATGGTGGATTTACTTGCCCTAACATTGATGGAACAAAAGGCTTTGGTGGCTGCACCTATTGTTCCAGTCAAGGAAGCGGAGATTTTGCGGGAAATCCTGAATTGCCTATTGCATTTCAATTTGAACAAGTAAAAGAAAAAATGCACCACAAATGGAACGAAGCCAAATATATTGCTTATTTTCAAGCACACACGAATACCTATGCTCCATTATCCACATTAAAAAAGATGTTTGAAGAAGTATTAACTTACGAAAATGTAGTGGGTATCAGTATAGCTACTAGAGCTGACTGTCTTTCTAATGACATTGTTGACTATTTAGCAGAATTGAATCAAAGAACTTATTTAATAGTTGAACTTGGCTTACAAACCATTCATGATGAAACTGCAAAAAAAATTAACCGTTGTCATGATTACAATACGTTTTTAGAGGGTTATCAAAAATTAAATGATAGAAATATTCCTATTTGTGTTCATATTATTAATGGATTACCTGGTGAAACCAAAGAAATGATGCTGGAAACCGTAAAAGAAATATCAAAATTAAATATTCACAGTATTAAGCTTCATTTATTACATGTATTAAAAGAGACTGTTATAGCACAACAGCTATCCAACCATGAATTTAAACTACTAGAATTAACAGAATACGTAAACATAATTTGTGATCAAATTGAATTATTGCCGCCTCAAGTTGTAATACAAAGAATCACCGGAGATGGTGATAAAGAGCAACTGATAGGGCCACTTTGGAGTTTGAAAAAATTTGTTGTCATGAATGAAATTGACAAAGAATTAAAACGCCGTAATTCTTATCAAGGAATCAAATATAATAACAATTTATAA